From a single Candidatus Delongbacteria bacterium genomic region:
- a CDS encoding T9SS type A sorting domain-containing protein: MKKMITVMTMLLLTAMSFGAYQVGDVVENFTFKASTGGEPVDITLYDLIDQGKVVWFDFSETWCVPCQAEAPVLEETWNEFGKEDGPLFICAAITDVNSWDNVNGSSWRTKFDPNLTYWLSTSTELGAYSSDFNGTGYIPYNVLIGPDYKVYYSDSGFNHNGTMAIIKDLLGIIPPTNVEAVVSGSEVSLNWTAPNGGSSGEPEELIFDEGEVHDGYKWVGATMSSRLTPAAAGKILTLKYFITSGTSGFNAEVYDWTGTQPGDMLATYPATGVENDWVEIDVSADNIMFDGDFVVGFGSINDDIFMGFNQENNGRAWDFDGSSWASWNETYFIRAVVQYNGGDVVELGVKNQNFANAYPELKSGKEKSGIYTAQYPLSSTKGDVLYYKIYRNGTYLAQSNTTSYSDLGLDTGTYSYGISAVYDEGESDQAMSNPVFIGGDSVWLGYGIEFVGSALAYDGSTAFDIALDFDLGNDYVSKVLKIKAAGGAGYVNPWKIVEFNGTMTNSLPVISGLEGTIETLGKNGDLYIENEVDVNVDCFIENPFAIVLSVPAMTTQTDENYFSAEINVPNSTHSWIQSTPNGLSWAKLSNYSGLEYIWNLSALVELNGGAVVELLPGSTTLAQNYPNPFNPTTSINFFSNMSGKVELSVYNSNGELVSTLVNGNLNAGNHTVMFDASNLNSGVYFYTLTSPTKTITKKMVLVK, from the coding sequence ATGAAAAAAATGATCACAGTAATGACAATGTTGCTTTTAACAGCAATGTCATTCGGAGCGTATCAAGTAGGTGATGTTGTTGAAAATTTCACATTCAAAGCATCAACTGGTGGTGAACCTGTAGATATCACTTTATATGATCTTATTGATCAAGGTAAAGTTGTATGGTTTGATTTTTCAGAAACTTGGTGTGTACCTTGTCAAGCAGAAGCTCCAGTTTTAGAAGAAACATGGAATGAGTTTGGTAAAGAAGATGGCCCACTATTTATTTGTGCTGCAATAACAGATGTAAATAGTTGGGATAATGTAAATGGTTCAAGTTGGAGAACAAAGTTTGATCCAAATCTTACATATTGGCTATCAACATCTACTGAACTAGGTGCGTATTCAAGTGATTTTAATGGAACGGGTTATATTCCTTACAATGTTCTGATTGGTCCAGATTATAAGGTTTATTATTCAGATTCTGGATTCAATCATAATGGTACAATGGCAATTATCAAAGATCTTCTTGGAATTATTCCTCCAACAAATGTAGAAGCTGTTGTTTCTGGAAGTGAAGTAAGTTTAAATTGGACTGCTCCAAATGGTGGTTCATCTGGTGAACCTGAAGAATTGATTTTTGATGAGGGTGAAGTTCACGACGGTTATAAATGGGTTGGTGCAACTATGTCTAGCAGATTAACACCAGCAGCGGCAGGGAAAATCTTAACCCTTAAGTATTTTATCACTTCTGGCACAAGTGGTTTCAATGCTGAAGTTTATGATTGGACAGGAACTCAACCTGGTGATATGTTGGCTACTTATCCAGCAACAGGCGTAGAAAATGATTGGGTTGAAATTGATGTTTCTGCTGATAATATCATGTTCGATGGTGATTTTGTTGTTGGTTTCGGCAGTATAAATGATGATATTTTTATGGGATTTAATCAAGAAAACAATGGTAGAGCTTGGGATTTCGATGGTTCTTCATGGGCTTCATGGAATGAAACTTACTTTATCAGAGCTGTTGTTCAATACAATGGTGGAGATGTTGTAGAATTAGGCGTAAAAAACCAAAATTTTGCAAATGCTTATCCTGAATTAAAATCTGGTAAAGAAAAATCTGGAATTTACACAGCTCAGTATCCTTTAAGTAGCACTAAAGGTGATGTATTATATTACAAAATCTATAGAAACGGTACTTATTTAGCTCAATCAAATACTACTAGCTATTCAGACCTAGGACTTGACACAGGTACTTATTCTTATGGCATTTCTGCTGTTTACGATGAAGGAGAATCTGATCAGGCTATGTCAAATCCAGTTTTTATTGGAGGAGATTCTGTTTGGTTAGGATATGGAATTGAGTTTGTTGGTTCAGCTTTAGCATATGATGGTTCGACAGCATTTGACATTGCACTAGACTTTGATCTTGGTAACGATTATGTTTCTAAGGTTCTTAAAATTAAAGCTGCTGGTGGAGCTGGTTATGTTAATCCTTGGAAAATTGTTGAATTTAATGGTACTATGACAAATTCACTTCCAGTTATTTCTGGTCTTGAAGGTACAATCGAAACTCTTGGTAAAAATGGCGATCTTTACATAGAAAATGAAGTAGATGTTAATGTTGATTGTTTTATTGAAAACCCATTTGCAATTGTACTATCGGTTCCAGCGATGACTACTCAAACAGACGAGAACTATTTTTCTGCAGAAATCAATGTTCCAAATTCAACTCACTCTTGGATTCAATCTACACCTAATGGTTTAAGTTGGGCAAAATTGAGCAACTATTCAGGACTAGAATATATTTGGAATCTTTCAGCATTAGTTGAATTGAATGGTGGAGCAGTAGTTGAACTTCTTCCTGGATCTACTACACTTGCTCAAAACTATCCAAATCCATTCAACCCTACTACTTCTATCAACTTCTTCAGCAACATGTCTGGTAAAGTAGAACTTAGTGTTTACAACTCTAACGGTGAGCTTGTATCTACTCTAGTAAATGGAAACTTGAATGCTGGAAACCACACAGTAATGTTTGATGCTTCAAATCTTAACAGTGGCGTTTACTTCTATACTCTAACTTCTCCTACAAAAACTATTACTAAAAAAATGGTTCTTGTTAAATAG